The genomic stretch CCGGGGGCGCGTGCGGGACCGCACACCACGCAAGCGCCTCACGTAACGTGGCAGCCGCCGTCCGCACAGCGACGGGCCCGCCTCCCCATCACGCCAGGTGCCTGCGCGCCGGCAGGCGGCTCGACCCGTTCCGCCGGATCCGGGGCTTTTACCGCGTGCCGCAAGCTGGGCACCTGGTTTCTGCCGACGCCGGCGTCCGAAACGAGTGTCCGTTTTGTCGGCTCGCCCGACGGCATCCCGCCCCGCATCCCGTCACGGCGACGCGGCAGGCCAGTATGGGTCTTCCGGCCCGCCCCGACGCGGCCGGACGGGTGGGGCGGAGGACACGGATGTGGTCAACGTCACCCTCCGAATGCCTCGATTCCAGCGCATTTCGGATCCTTTACCGAGCACGGACCATCGAGAAACGGTCTGCGCACCGCCGAGAGCCGCGTAGCATCGTCCGGCATGGGGCTGTGTAACACGGCATCACTCGTGCGACGCACCACCGTCACTGTGACGACGGTGGTCGCGGCGTTCGCGCTGTCGGGTTGCGCCGGCCTCATCGGCAGATCACAAGCCCAGGACATCGCGGAGATCAACGTTTCGAGCCCGGAGTTGCGCGACGGCAAGCCGCTGCCGCGCGAGTACTCCTGCCGGGGAGACGGGGTCAGCCCTCCGCTGCGCTGGTCGAGCCAGCCGCTGCCGGAGGCCAAGTCGATCGCGATCGTGGTCGACTCGCGTGAGTCGTCGGAAGCGACCGTGAACTGGGTGCTCTACAACATTCCCGCGACCACGACCGAGCTGGGGCCCAACGCCGCCGACGATCCCCCGGAAGGGACCGGGCAGGCCAAGGTGACCAGCGGCAAGACGGGATACGACCCCCCGTGCAAGTCTCCGGGAAGCTACCGCTTCACGGTTTACACGCTGAACGGCAAGGTCGACGTCTCGGAGGGCACGCCGCTCCCCACGATCTTGAAGAAGATCGCGGACAAGACCATAGCCCGCGGCCGCCTCACAGCCGTTGACCTTGAGTGATAGGCCGAACACCGCAGGTAATACGGTGTACCAATTCTTCACGTAGGGTGTGACAACGCTCATAGTGGTCCGACACAATCAGATCCAATTGTTAGGCATTGGTGATCAAAGGGGGCAGGTCGCGTCGATGGCCGCGCGATCTCACCGATGCCAGAGGGAGGCCATGGCTTTGAGGGTGGTGCAATGACTGCGGTTATCGTGAGTTTGGTCGCCGTCGTGCTCCTCGTGCTCGTCGTCGTGGCACTGGGCATGCGTTCGATGAGCCGGCGGGAGAGCTCCTTGCCTCCGGAACGGCTGAAGGAGATGGCCGAGAAGGAGGAGAAGACCCACGCGCGCTCGACCGACGAGTTCGCCGCGCACGAGCCGCGGATGAACAACTTCAGCCCTGACTTCAGCCCCATTGACGCGCCCAAGACGCCGAAACCGGTGCGGACCGGCCAGCGTGGCAGGCGTGGTGTCGACGAGTGGGGCAACCCGACGTCGGACGATGAGGACGAGGAGTTCTGGGCCAACATCCGCAGCGACGCGGAGCAGGGCGGCTTCGGCGCCGGCGGCACCGTGGCGGCCAGGAAGGCAGCGGCCCGCCCGGACGACCGGGAGCGAGAGGCGCAGCGTGCCGCCGAGCTCCCGAGCCGGTCCGAGCGGCGCAGCGAGCGCAAGGCCAACCCCCAGCCCGTGGCCGCGGACCCCGACGCGACCACCCTCCAAGGTCCCCTGCCGCAGCGCCAGCCGGCGGCGGCCGCGGCGGCCAACCTGGCAGACCTCGTCGAACCCGCCAAGCGCGCCACAGGGGGCGGGCGGGGACCCTCGCAGGCCGATCTTTCCGAACAGCGCACCGTGACCTTCGCGGCCCCGACGGCCGACGTGATGAGCATCCTCGGCGCCGGCGCCCAGCCGGTCGTCCCGTCCTCCCGCCCCGAGCCGATGCCCGCCTCCCGCCCGCAGCCGGCGACCGCGAACGGCGGCGGCTCGCACGCCAACGGCACCGGCTCCTACTCAGGCGGCAGCAGCTCGTTCACGGCCTCCAACGGCAGCGGGTCCTTCCCGGCCTCTCCAGTGAGCGGCAGCGGGTCCTTCCCCGCCTCTCAGGTGAGCGGCAGCGGGTCCTTCCCGGCTTCTCCCTCGGCCGGCAGCGGCTCGTTCCCCGCCTCGGGCCCGGCGTCCAGCGGCTCGTTCCCGATCGCCCAGCCCGCGCCCCTCCACAGCGCCCCGACGAGCGATCCGTTCCCCGCCTACAACGGCGTGGCCGACCCGCTCGAAACGACCTGGACCACTCCGCCGGCGGCCAGCCCGTCGGGTTCGTGGCCGGCCACTCCCTCGCCGGACATCCTGGACGACCCCACCCCGGCCTCCTCAGCCCCCTCGTTCGACTCGGGAAGCTCCTGGCCGGCGTTCGAACAGCCCGACCGCTCGTCCTACCCGGCCTCCTACGAGGTCCGCCCTGGCTGGGCCGTGGCCGACGACTCCGACCCGCTCACCGGCGCCCCGACCACGCCCCGCCGGGCGGTCTCGGCGAACGCCAACCACGACGACATGTTGGCGGCGCCGACGCCTCCGTCCTCGTACCCCGCGTACGAGACGGGTGACATCACCACCGCCCCCGCATCCGTGTGGCCTGAGTCGTTGTCGTCGAACGGTTCTCCGTCGGCCTGGCCGGGGTACGGCGGCGATGTGTACGGCAACCAGCCGCCGGCTTCCCCCGGCAACGGCAACGGTCATCGGCGCCCCTCGGAACAGGACTATCCGCACGACTACTACCGCTGATCACGGCCGCCAGGAATAGGTAAAACCCGTGTGACGCACAGCTAAAGCGCGGAGGGTGGAGCATTAGGGTTTGCTCCATGTTGCGCGACACAAAGAGTAGCTGGCTGAGCACCCTCCGGCATGACGTGCCAGCCTCGCTCGTGGTTTTCCTCGTCGCGGTGCCCCTGTCTCTGGGCATCGCGATGGCCTCGGGCGCGCCGCTCGCCGCGGGGCTGATCGCCGCCGTGGTGGGCGGCATCGTGGCGGGCGCGCTGGGCGGCTCAGCCGTGCAGGTCAGCGGTCCCGCCGCCGGGTTGTCCCTGGTGGTCGTGGATCTGGTGCACACATACGGATGGCGCGCCACCTGCATGATCACCTTGCTGGCCGGGGCGGTACAGCTCCTGCTGGGGGTCTTCAGAGCGGCCAGGGCGGCGCTCGCGGTGTCGCCGGCCGTGATCCACGGCATGCTGGCGGGCGTCGGCGTGATCATCGCGCTGTCCCAGCTCCACGTGGTGCTGGGCGGCAGCTCGCAGCATTCGGCCGTGGCGAACCTGGTCGAGCTGCCCGGCCAGATCGCCGACCTGCACGGGCACAAGGTGGCGGTCGGGCTGCTCACGATCACGGTGCTGGCGGTGTGGACGCGGCTGCCCGCAGCGATCAAGGTGATCCCCGCCCCGCTGGCCGCGCTGCTGGTGGCGGCGGTCACGGCGTGGGCGTTCGGCTGGGACGTCACTCGAGTGGACCTCTCCGACAGCCTCACCGAGTGGGCGTTCCCCGTGCTGCCGCAGGGCGACTGGCATTTGGTGGTGGCATCGGTGCTGCTGGTGGCGCTGCTGGCCGGGTGCGAGTCGCTGCTGTGCTGTGTCGCCGTCGACGGCATGCACGGCGGCCGCCGCGCCGACCTCGACCAGGAGCTGACCGGTCAGGGTGTGGCCAACATGGTCACGGGCGCGCTCGGCGGGCTGCCGGTCGCCGGGGTGATCGTGCGGAGCACGGCGAACGCGCGGGCCGGCGCCCGTACCCGGGCCTCGACGATCCTGCACGGGGTGTGGGTGCTGGTGTTCGCGATCGGGTTCGGCTGGACGATCACGCTGATCCCGATGGAGGCGCTGGCAGCGCTGCTGGTGTTCATCGGCGTGCAGATGGTGAACCTGGGCCACATCAAGAAGGTGCACGGACACGGCGAGGTGCCGGTGTACGTGGTGACGCTGGCCGCGGTGATCCTGCTGGGGCTGGCCGAAGGCGTGCTGGCCGGGCTGGCCCTGGCCGCGCTGCTCGCCCTGCGCCGCCTGACGTGGGTCACCGTGCTGAAACGTCCGGACAAGGACGGCCGGCTGCACGTGACGATCTCCGGGTCGCTGACGTTCCTGGGCGTGCCCCGGCTGACGCACGAGCTTCGCGCGATCCCCGCGGGCACGCCCGTGGATCTGGACCTGAACATCGACTTCATGGACAACGCCGCCTTCGAGGCCATCCACTCCTGGCGGCTGGACCACGAGCGGATGGGCGGCACGATCGACATCGACGAGCTGCACGACGAGTGGTACACGCTGGCGGCCAGCGGAGCACGCATGTTCCCGGTGAAGTCGCCGCCGGTGGCGCCGGACCGCTGGTGGTTGCCGTGGGCGCAGCGGCACCGGCGGCCCGGGCACCGTATGGTGCCGTCGATCGGCGGAGCCATGCGGGTGGAGTGCCAGCTGACGGCGGGCGCCCGCGAATACCACCGGCGTACGGCGCCGCTGGTGAAGCCCATCTTCAGCGAGCTGGCCCGCAAGCAGCAGCCGACGCACCTGTTCATCACGTGCGCGGACTCCAGGATCGTGCCGAGCCTGATCACGGCGAGCGGGCCCGGCGACCTGTTCACGGTGCGCAACATCGGCAACCTGGTGCCGCGCAGAGGATCGGAGCCGCACGACGACTCGGTGGTGGCGGCGATCGAATACGCGACGCAGGTGCTGGGGGTGCACACGATCACGGTGTGCGGCCACTCCGGGTGCGGCGCGATGGCTGGGGTGCTGAGCGCGGGCGTGCAGGCAGGCAGCCTGCCGGGGCTGCGCCGGTGGTTGCGGCACGGCAACCACAGCCTGGCCACGTTCATCGAGACCGAGGGCGGTCGGCTGCACAGCGGGGCGCTGGACGTGTTGTGCCGGGTCAACGTGCAGCAGCAGCTGGAGAACCTGCGGACGTACCGGAAGGTGGACGAGCAGGTCAGGGCGGGGAAGCTGGAGCTGGTGGGGTTGTACTTCGACATCGCCACGGCCAGGGTGCATCTCGTGCCGCCGCTGCGCTCTACGCCCTCGGTGAAGATGCATGATCGGAGGGTCCCCGCAGGCGAAGAATGACCCTTATGAGGGTTCTTGTCATCGGTGGTTCCGGCTTCCTGGGGCGCGCCGTCGTGGAGGAGGCGCTGGCCCGGGGGCACGAGGTCACGACATTCAACAGAGGGCGCAGTGGCGTTGACGTGCCCGGGGTCGAGGCGGTGCGCGGCGACCGGGAGGCGCCGGGTGACCTCGAGCGGCTCGTGGACGGGCGCACGTGGGACTTCGTGGTGGACACGTCCGGCTACGTACCGCGGGTGGTGGGTGCGTCGGCCCGGGCGTTGTCCGGGCACGTGGGAACGTACGCGTTCATCTCCACCATCTCGGCACTGGCCGGCTTCCCCGGCAAGCCGGCCGGGGAAGACGCGGAGATCTGGCCGTGCGAGCCGGACGCCGGGCCCGACGACGGCAACTACGGGGTGCTGAAGGCGGGGTGCGAGCGGGCGGTCGAGCAGGGGTTCGACGGCAACGTGCTGATCGTCCAGCCCGGCATCATCCTCGGTCCGCACGAGGACGTGGCCAGGCTGCCGTGGTGGCTGACCAGGATCGCGCGGGGCGGGCAGGTGCTGGCGCCGGGCGAGCCGGACGCGCCGCTGCAGTTCGTGGACGCGCGCGACCTGGGCATCTTCACGCTCGACCAGGCCGAAGGCGGCGCGAGCGGCCGGTTCCTGGTGACGGGTCCGGTCGGCCAGACCACGTACGGGGAGTGGCTGGAGTCGTGCAAGGAGGCGACCGGGTCCGACGCGGAGTTCGTGTGGGTGGACAGCGCCTTCCTGGCCGAGCAGGGGGCGGGGACGTTCGTGGAGCTGCCGTTGTGGGGCGGACCGCCGTCGGCGGAGACCGAGACGTTCTGGAGCGTGCCGACGGCCAAGGCACAGGCGGCCGGGCTGCGCATCCGTCCCGTCGCGGAGACGGTGCGCGACACGTGGGAGTGGTTGCGGGAGATCCCGGAGAAGCGCCGCAATTTCGGCAACAACACCACGCACGGGATCGCGCCGGAGAAGGAGGCCGCGATTCTCGCCGCGTGGGCGTCCCATGCGGATTCATCCGGTTCTGAGTAGTTCTGCGCAGACCAGGCCGTGCGGGCGGGGTTAGTGTCGCGGCGCCGGTCCTGACTCCCAGGGGCCGTACCAAAAGAGGGGCGGAGGTGCCGATACCTCCGCCCCTCTCCCCTTTTTGCGCTTTCTGCAAGCGAATTTCCAGGGAGCGCACGTAGAGCTAACACGGTGGAAACACCCATATCGGAATGCTGCCTGCCATGAGTTCCCCAGCTCCGCGGGCTCCCCGTTCTCTGCCGCCTCACCTGTCCGCCTCCGGGTAGTCCGGCCGTGCCGCCCAAGCTCGGGGCGCCGGTGGCGAGGTGGCGTACGACGCTGGGATCGGTCGTGGCCGCGGTCGCGCCGCTGGTCGTCCTCACCTCGAGCGTCCCCCTGCCTGACCCCGTCCCCCTCGACCCCGTTCCCGTCGCCATGACCACGACTCCGGCCCCGGCCCCCGCTGCGGTGAAGGCCAAGCCGCCGAAGCGGTCGTCCTCCTCGTACAAGAAGGCCCTGACCCGCTCCCTGGAGGACCTCCCAGGCCGTTTCGCGGTGTCGGCCCACGATCTGACCACCGGTAGGTCCTACACCTACAACCGCGGGCTGAGGACGGCCACGGCCAGCATCGTCAAGGTGGACATCGTGATGGCGCTGCTGCTGCGGGCCCAGCGCCAGCGCCGCGGCCTCAGCTCCTGGGAGCGGCGCGCGGCGGCGAGGGCCATCAAGGTCAGCGACAACGCCGCCGCCTCGGCGCTGTGGTCGGCCATCGGCGGCGCGTCCGGGCTGGCCGCCGCCAACAAGAAGTTCGGGCTGCGCGACACGCGTCCGGGACCGGGCGGGGCATGGGGCGCGACCACCACCAGCGCCGCCGACCAGGTCCGCCTGCTGACCGCGCTCACCTCGCGCAAGAGCCCGCTCTCCGCGAAGAACCGCAGGTACGTGCTGGGCCTGATGTCCGACGTGGCGCCCGAGCAGTCGTGGGGCGTCAGCGCGTCGGGGCGCAAGGGGGCGGAGGTGGCGCTCAAGAACGGCTGGTTGCCGCGCGAGTGGCACGGAGGGCTGTGGACGGTCAACAGCATCGGTCAGGTACGGGATCGCGGGCACACGTACCTGATCGCGGTGATCTCCGAGCGGCACGGCTCGATGGGGGCGGGCGTCAAGACGGTGGAGCGTGTCAGCCGGCTCGTCACCAAGGCCATGTCCCGGGCGGCTTCGTAGCCGTCCTCCCGTAGCACGCGAACGTGTCCGTTACCCGGCTGATCGGCGCTCATGCGGGATAGGTGTGGGTCTCGGTGGCCTTGACCGAGGCCCACACCTGCTGGCCGGGGGTCAGGTCGAGGTCCGCCACGGCAGCGGGCGTGATGTCGGCGAAGGCGGTGATCGGGCCGTCGAGGTGCACGCGGACGTTGTCGCCGTGGCGTTCGATGCCGTCGATGCGGGCCTGCCAGACATTGCGGGGGCTGCCGTCCGGCCGGGTGCGATACAGGGCCACGGCCGCCGGCGGGAACGCGACGAACGCCGGCCCCTCCACGCGGTCCGACGTGGTGATCACCAGGTCGCCCACCTTGACCCGAGGCCCGTCGGCCGTCCCTCGGTACAGGTTGAGCCCGACCAGGCGGGCGACATAGTCGGTGCGTGGCCGGCGGGAGACCTCGGCCGGGGGGCCCTGCTGGACGACCGCCCCGTGCTCGATGACGATCAGCCGGTCGGCCAGCACCATGGCATCGAGGGGGTCGTGGGTGACCAGGACAGTGGCGCCGTCGAAGTCGGCCAGGTGGCGGCGTAGCTGGGAGCGGACCTCCAGCCGGGTGTGGGCGTCCAGCGCGGCCAGCGGCTCATCCAGCAGCAGCAGGCGTGGTCGTACGGCCAGCGCACGGGCCAGGGCGACGCGCTGGGCCTGGCCGCCGGACAGGCGCCGCGGTTTGGCGGCGGCATGATCGGCCAGGCCGACGCGCTCCAGCAGGGTGGCGGCGGTGCGGCGGGCCTCGCTCTTGGAGGCGCCCTGGCAGCGCGGCCCGAACGCGACGTTGTCCAGGGCGGACAGGTGCGGGAAGAGCAGGTAATCCTGGAAGACCATGCCGATCGGGCGCAGCTCGGCGGCCAGCTCGTGCACGGGGCCGCCGTCCAGGACCACGTGCCCGCCCGTCATGGCGGTCAGGCCGGCCAGGGCGCGCAGCGCGGTGGTCTTGCCCGCGCCGTTGGGGCCGAGCAGCGCCACCACCTCTCCGGCGGCGACCTCCAGGGCGATGTCGAGGGCGAAGGCGGGCCGGGTGACCACCAGGTGAGCGTCGAGGGTCATGGGCTGTTCACCCACCGGTCCCGCAGGCTGGCCAGGATGATGACCGAGACGGCCAGCAGGACGAGGCTCAGCACGATGGCCGCCTCCGGGTCGGTCTCCAGGGCGAGGTAGACGGCCAGCGGCATGGTGCGGGTGGTGCCGGGGAAGTTGCCCGCGAACGTGATCGTGGCGCCGAACTCGCCCAGCGCCCGAGCCCAGCACAGCACCGCCCCGGCCACCACGCCCGGCATGATGAGCGGCAGGGTGACGCGGCGGAAGACGACCCAGCGCGAGGCCCCGAGCGTCGCGGCGGCCTCCTCGAAACGCTGGTCGGCGCCGCGCAACGCGCCCTCGACGCTGATGACCAGGAACGGCATCGCCACGAACGCCTCGGCCACGACGACCCCGGCCGTGGTGAAGGGCAGCGTGATCCCGAACGTGGATTCCAGCCACTGCCCGAGCAGGCCGCGCCGCCCCAGCACCAGCAGCAGCGCCACACCGCCGACCACTGGGGGCAGCACCAGCGGGACGGTCACCAGGGCCCGCACCACCCGCCGGCCGGGGAAGTCGACCCGGGCCAGCAGCCAGGCCAGCGGCACGCCGAGCAGCAGGCACAGCGCCGTGGCGATGGTGGCGCACACCAGTGACAGCCGCAGCGCCTCCAGCACGTGCGGCTGGGCCAGCCGCTGCGGCAGCGTGGACCAGGGAGCGCGGATCAGCAGCCCGGCCAGCGGCAGCACCAGGAACGCCAGCCCGAGCAGCGCGGGCACCACCAGCATCCAGGGCAGGCGGCCGGACCTCTGGCGGGCGGACGCCGAACGTCGCGCGGCCCCGTCAGGCGGATCGGTGCGCTGAGGAGTGACCATGCGGATCAGGGTGCCTCGAAGCCGCTCTTGGCCAGCACGTCCTTGCCCTGCTGCGACAGCACGAGGTCCACGAACTGCCGTGCCAGGTCACCGGCGGGCGCTCTGGTCAGCGGGGCGATCGGGTAGTCGTTGATCGCCTGGTCGGCTTCGGGGAAGTCGATGCCCTTCGCCTTGCCCGCCGAGGCGATCACGTCGGTCTTGTAGACCAGCGCCGCGTCCACCTCACCCAGCTCGACCTTCGTGAGCGTGGCCTTGACGTCCTGTTCCAGGGTGACGGGAGTGACCTTGAGCCCCGCCGCGCCCAACGCCTTGATCGCGGCTGCCCCGCAGGGCACCTGCTCGGCGCACAGCGCCACCTTCACCTTCGGGTCGGCCAGATCCTTCAGCTCCTCCACCTTGCCCGGGTTGTCCGCGGGCACGGCGATCTGCAGCTTGTTACGCACGAACGTGGTCGGCGAACCGGCCAGCCCGGCGTCGGTCACCGTCTTCATGATGGCGGGGCTGGCGGCGGCGAACACGTCAGCCGGCGCCCCCTGGATGATCTGCTGGGCCAGGGTCGCGCTGGAGCCGAAGTTGAACCTCACCGTCGTGCCCGGATGAGCGGCCTCGAACGTCTTGCCGAGCTCGGTGAAGGTGCCGGTCAGCGACGCCGCCGCGAACACCGTCACCTCCTTGGCGCCCCCACCCGCGGCAGAGGACGCATCGGACGCCGACGTGCCGGCCGGCTGGCTGGATCCGCAGCCCGCCAGCCCGGCGATCATGAGCGCGACGGGAACGGCGAGGGCCCATCGGGAAAGACGCTTGGACACCAAGAGGGCTCCTTCACGGGCTGCCGGCCACGCGTTCCTGGCCGGGGATCTCGACGACGACGTTGGTGGACTTGATCACGGCGACCGCCACCACCCCCGCCTCCAGGCCGAGCTCGTCGGCAGCCTGGCGGCTCATCAGCGACACCACCCGGAACGGCCCCGCGGCGATCTCCACCTGCGCCATCACCGCATCGCGGATCACCTCGGTGACGATCCCGCGAAACCGGTTACGCGCCGAGGAACGACCGCCGTCGCCGATGACCCCGACCTGGGCGCGGGCGAACGCGGCCAGATCTGCGCCGTTCACCTGCCGGTGGCCGTGCTCGTCCCGCTCGGCCGTCAGCCGTCCCGCATCCACCCAGCGGCGTACGGTGTCGGAGCTGACCCCCAGCAGCGCGGCGGCCTCGCTGATCCGAAACGTCGTCACAAAGCCCCACCTTACCCCTCGCACATGCCAGCCTGAATACCGCTCTTCCGCTG from Nonomuraea polychroma encodes the following:
- a CDS encoding YbhB/YbcL family Raf kinase inhibitor-like protein — translated: MRRTTVTVTTVVAAFALSGCAGLIGRSQAQDIAEINVSSPELRDGKPLPREYSCRGDGVSPPLRWSSQPLPEAKSIAIVVDSRESSEATVNWVLYNIPATTTELGPNAADDPPEGTGQAKVTSGKTGYDPPCKSPGSYRFTVYTLNGKVDVSEGTPLPTILKKIADKTIARGRLTAVDLE
- a CDS encoding SulP family inorganic anion transporter — protein: MLRDTKSSWLSTLRHDVPASLVVFLVAVPLSLGIAMASGAPLAAGLIAAVVGGIVAGALGGSAVQVSGPAAGLSLVVVDLVHTYGWRATCMITLLAGAVQLLLGVFRAARAALAVSPAVIHGMLAGVGVIIALSQLHVVLGGSSQHSAVANLVELPGQIADLHGHKVAVGLLTITVLAVWTRLPAAIKVIPAPLAALLVAAVTAWAFGWDVTRVDLSDSLTEWAFPVLPQGDWHLVVASVLLVALLAGCESLLCCVAVDGMHGGRRADLDQELTGQGVANMVTGALGGLPVAGVIVRSTANARAGARTRASTILHGVWVLVFAIGFGWTITLIPMEALAALLVFIGVQMVNLGHIKKVHGHGEVPVYVVTLAAVILLGLAEGVLAGLALAALLALRRLTWVTVLKRPDKDGRLHVTISGSLTFLGVPRLTHELRAIPAGTPVDLDLNIDFMDNAAFEAIHSWRLDHERMGGTIDIDELHDEWYTLAASGARMFPVKSPPVAPDRWWLPWAQRHRRPGHRMVPSIGGAMRVECQLTAGAREYHRRTAPLVKPIFSELARKQQPTHLFITCADSRIVPSLITASGPGDLFTVRNIGNLVPRRGSEPHDDSVVAAIEYATQVLGVHTITVCGHSGCGAMAGVLSAGVQAGSLPGLRRWLRHGNHSLATFIETEGGRLHSGALDVLCRVNVQQQLENLRTYRKVDEQVRAGKLELVGLYFDIATARVHLVPPLRSTPSVKMHDRRVPAGEE
- a CDS encoding NAD-dependent epimerase/dehydratase family protein — protein: MRVLVIGGSGFLGRAVVEEALARGHEVTTFNRGRSGVDVPGVEAVRGDREAPGDLERLVDGRTWDFVVDTSGYVPRVVGASARALSGHVGTYAFISTISALAGFPGKPAGEDAEIWPCEPDAGPDDGNYGVLKAGCERAVEQGFDGNVLIVQPGIILGPHEDVARLPWWLTRIARGGQVLAPGEPDAPLQFVDARDLGIFTLDQAEGGASGRFLVTGPVGQTTYGEWLESCKEATGSDAEFVWVDSAFLAEQGAGTFVELPLWGGPPSAETETFWSVPTAKAQAAGLRIRPVAETVRDTWEWLREIPEKRRNFGNNTTHGIAPEKEAAILAAWASHADSSGSE
- a CDS encoding serine hydrolase translates to MPPKLGAPVARWRTTLGSVVAAVAPLVVLTSSVPLPDPVPLDPVPVAMTTTPAPAPAAVKAKPPKRSSSSYKKALTRSLEDLPGRFAVSAHDLTTGRSYTYNRGLRTATASIVKVDIVMALLLRAQRQRRGLSSWERRAAARAIKVSDNAAASALWSAIGGASGLAAANKKFGLRDTRPGPGGAWGATTTSAADQVRLLTALTSRKSPLSAKNRRYVLGLMSDVAPEQSWGVSASGRKGAEVALKNGWLPREWHGGLWTVNSIGQVRDRGHTYLIAVISERHGSMGAGVKTVERVSRLVTKAMSRAAS
- a CDS encoding ABC transporter ATP-binding protein, with protein sequence MTLDAHLVVTRPAFALDIALEVAAGEVVALLGPNGAGKTTALRALAGLTAMTGGHVVLDGGPVHELAAELRPIGMVFQDYLLFPHLSALDNVAFGPRCQGASKSEARRTAATLLERVGLADHAAAKPRRLSGGQAQRVALARALAVRPRLLLLDEPLAALDAHTRLEVRSQLRRHLADFDGATVLVTHDPLDAMVLADRLIVIEHGAVVQQGPPAEVSRRPRTDYVARLVGLNLYRGTADGPRVKVGDLVITTSDRVEGPAFVAFPPAAVALYRTRPDGSPRNVWQARIDGIERHGDNVRVHLDGPITAFADITPAAVADLDLTPGQQVWASVKATETHTYPA
- a CDS encoding ABC transporter permease, producing MVTPQRTDPPDGAARRSASARQRSGRLPWMLVVPALLGLAFLVLPLAGLLIRAPWSTLPQRLAQPHVLEALRLSLVCATIATALCLLLGVPLAWLLARVDFPGRRVVRALVTVPLVLPPVVGGVALLLVLGRRGLLGQWLESTFGITLPFTTAGVVVAEAFVAMPFLVISVEGALRGADQRFEEAAATLGASRWVVFRRVTLPLIMPGVVAGAVLCWARALGEFGATITFAGNFPGTTRTMPLAVYLALETDPEAAIVLSLVLLAVSVIILASLRDRWVNSP
- the modA gene encoding molybdate ABC transporter substrate-binding protein — protein: MVSKRLSRWALAVPVALMIAGLAGCGSSQPAGTSASDASSAAGGGAKEVTVFAAASLTGTFTELGKTFEAAHPGTTVRFNFGSSATLAQQIIQGAPADVFAAASPAIMKTVTDAGLAGSPTTFVRNKLQIAVPADNPGKVEELKDLADPKVKVALCAEQVPCGAAAIKALGAAGLKVTPVTLEQDVKATLTKVELGEVDAALVYKTDVIASAGKAKGIDFPEADQAINDYPIAPLTRAPAGDLARQFVDLVLSQQGKDVLAKSGFEAP
- a CDS encoding TOBE domain-containing protein; the encoded protein is MTTFRISEAAALLGVSSDTVRRWVDAGRLTAERDEHGHRQVNGADLAAFARAQVGVIGDGGRSSARNRFRGIVTEVIRDAVMAQVEIAAGPFRVVSLMSRQAADELGLEAGVVAVAVIKSTNVVVEIPGQERVAGSP